The following is a genomic window from Capnocytophaga stomatis.
AGCAGATTGTGTACTCTATGCTCACGTTGAAAAAGAAGCCTGCCCGAATAATTTAGCTCCGACTACAAGCACCACAGCTCAATTAGTTCTGGGAGATGCTTTAGCGATATGCCTACTGGAAATGAAGCAATTTGGCAGTAGTGATTTTGCAAAATATCACCCTGGAGGAGCTTTGGGCAAACGCTTATATTTAAAAGTATCGGATATTGTGGCAAATAACCAAAAACCACAAGTTTCACCCGAAACAGACATCAAAAAAGTAATTGTGGAAATTTCGGAAAAAATGCTTGGAGCCACCGCTGTAATTGACGGACAAAATATCATTGGCGTTGTAACAGACGGAGATATCCGAAGAATGTTAAGCAAAACCGACACAATAACAGGGCTCACCGCAAAGGACGTTATGACCGCAAATCCTAAAACGATTGACGCGAACACCTTAGCCATTGACGCTCTTGATGTTATGGAAACAAACAAAATCACTCAACTGCTCGTTACCGAAAACAATTCATATATAGGTGTGGTTCATCTGCATAATTTGGTACAAGAAGGTTTGATTTAATTTTCAAAATAATCTAAAAAATTCCCGTACAAAGCATTAATTGTATGGGATTTTTTTGTAAAATTATTGATTTTCAGAGGAATAATTTTCAATTGCTCTTTTCAAAATAGAAAGAATTTTTCGGCGAAATCTACGAGGACTAATTACTTCTATCGAACTTCCAAATCCTAAAAATAAACGTTCCAATTCAAAATTATGACGAACTTTAATCTTGAAAATCGTTCCGTTTTCTTTTTCTTCCAAAATAACTTGCGAATGATGAAAAGGCTTGGTTTTGACGTAATTCGCATTAATTCTATCAACAA
Proteins encoded in this region:
- a CDS encoding KpsF/GutQ family sugar-phosphate isomerase, which gives rise to METKKIIEIARKTIEEEAKAISNLADFIDDNFIKSVNYILNSKGRVVITGIGKSAIIASKIVATMNSTGTPAIFMHAADAIHGDLGIIQEDDVVICISKSGNTPEIKVLVPLLKRGNNKLIAITSNKNSVLGQQADCVLYAHVEKEACPNNLAPTTSTTAQLVLGDALAICLLEMKQFGSSDFAKYHPGGALGKRLYLKVSDIVANNQKPQVSPETDIKKVIVEISEKMLGATAVIDGQNIIGVVTDGDIRRMLSKTDTITGLTAKDVMTANPKTIDANTLAIDALDVMETNKITQLLVTENNSYIGVVHLHNLVQEGLI